The genomic segment CCCCCTCGACTTGACCCCTCTAAACAAGCACTAGAAACCGTTGGCTCAGTATTGCAACACCCTCAGCCAGCGCGCACTTCTTACTCACATCACTTAGACACTCACGCCTTCGTCCTCACTCGTCACTTGGCGTTCATCGATCATCACTCATTGCACACGACGAAACACACGAAGCACATAAACACGCACAACACGCCCCACGATGGCCGATCtcagcgaggccgaggccctcgccacGCCCGAGTTCTGGAACGAGCGCTACACACAGTCGGACGGCTCGAACCCGACGCACGAGTGGTTCCGCACCTTTGCGGCACTTGAGCCGTATCTCCAAAAGAACCTGTTCTCCCAACGGAGCCCGGAGTCGGCGCCGCGCATCATGCATCTCGGGTCCGGCGACAGCGTATGTTTTGTCCCTGTTCCTCGCATCTCACGTCTGCACGCACATTCGTACCCGAcctctcactctcgctcACTTTCTCATCCTCACTTTCGCATCCGCATTCTCACATGCGTCCTCACTCTCACGTCCTCACTCACGCATCATTCCTCTCACTCCCAACAACACCCTCACTCATCACACCATCTCACACCACCACTCACCGCCGCCCTAGACCATCCCCGCCGACCTCGCAGCCCGCGGCTACAAGAACCAGCTGTGCCTCGACTTCTCCACCGTCGTTGTCGAGCTCATGACGGCGCGGCACGCCGCCGTGGGCGGCATCGAGTGGCGCCACGCCGACGTGCGCGACATGCCCGACGCGGCGCCCACGGGctccgtcgacgtcgccttCGACAAGGGCACCATGGATGCCATGATCCACGGCAGCCCGTGGTCGCCGCCCGACGACGTGCGCGACAACACCCGCCGCTACTTGCGCGAGGTCCACCGCGCCCTgcgcgccgacggcgtctt from the Colletotrichum destructivum chromosome 10, complete sequence genome contains:
- a CDS encoding Putative methyltransferase type 11, S-adenosyl-L-methionine-dependent methyltransferase superfamily, with amino-acid sequence MADLSEAEALATPEFWNERYTQSDGSNPTHEWFRTFAALEPYLQKNLFSQRSPESAPRIMHLGSGDSTIPADLAARGYKNQLCLDFSTVVVELMTARHAAVGGIEWRHADVRDMPDAAPTGSVDVAFDKGTMDAMIHGSPWSPPDDVRDNTRRYLREVHRALRADGVFLYVTYRQPHFMRPLLNAEGLWDLEMDVLAGGESAFDYYGFILRKKKGEQGGVDSGGMKA